A part of Aquaspirillum sp. LM1 genomic DNA contains:
- a CDS encoding gamma carbonic anhydrase family protein has protein sequence MKRNLRPFDGIYPQVPDTCFVDDTALIIGDAVLGEDSSVWPMAVIRADVNSVRIGARSNVQDFCMLHESHKSEKDPNGAPLTIGDDVTIGHHVNLHGCTIGDRVLVGMGSIVLDKTVIESDVIIGAGSLVPPGKRLVSGFLYVGSPVKQARALTEEELGFLRYSAAHYVRLANKHKAGQ, from the coding sequence ATGAAACGCAACCTTCGCCCGTTTGACGGCATTTACCCACAGGTGCCCGACACCTGTTTTGTTGACGACACCGCGCTGATTATCGGCGATGCCGTGCTTGGCGAGGACAGCTCGGTCTGGCCGATGGCGGTGATTCGTGCCGATGTGAACTCGGTGCGCATTGGCGCGCGCAGCAATGTGCAGGATTTTTGCATGCTGCACGAATCGCACAAAAGCGAAAAAGATCCCAATGGCGCACCGCTGACCATTGGCGACGATGTGACGATTGGCCATCACGTCAATCTGCACGGCTGCACCATTGGCGACCGCGTGCTGGTGGGCATGGGGTCGATTGTGCTGGATAAAACCGTGATTGAATCCGACGTGATCATCGGCGCCGGCAGCCTGGTGCCGCCGGGCAAGCGTCTGGTGTCAGGATTTTTGTACGTGGGCAGCCCGGTGAAGCAGGCGCGGGCGCTCACCGAAGAAGAACTGGGCTTTTTGCGTTACTCGGCGGCGCATTATGTGCGTCTGGCCAACAAGCACAAGGCCGGCCAATGA